The following is a genomic window from Takifugu rubripes chromosome 13, fTakRub1.2, whole genome shotgun sequence.
GAAAATAATATTCTGCAAGTGCTATCAATACCAACATGGCACATTGTTACTGCTATAACCCCGAACTCATATGCTGTTGAAAAAGTAGTGTATTTCTCTCAAAGTACTTTTCTGCAGTGACTTACTATATGCTGAGCCTGCTCAAAGCCTCTTAATAAAAAGAActaaatatttatatttcaatGTCAGTATTTTACAAGCTATGAAACAGATGGTAGCTGTATTCTGAATCATCTTTGCATGAGATTTGGCAGTTACAGCTATGTAGACACAGTATATTTGATGGGCAAAATGTCGAGCACGTCGAGCCCCTGCCCTCTCCTAATAAGCTCATAATTCATTCTCACGcaaataatcacacacacaaacacgtgcagGTGCAGAAGCCAAGTGGATGATGGCCGTGCACGTCTCCAGCTCTCGTCTGAAGCCATGTCTGCTCAACAGACAGAAACGCACTTTAGGATAAACTGTTGCGGGCGTGGCCCATGCACCTCTCATAGTTAAAACATGGCAGTTCAAAATACATCTCTTTTTCCAAACATGGATGCCTGACGTGGAAAAATATAGATAGAAAAGTGTTGAGCCAGTGTTTGTACTTATTCTAAAGCTTTAAAGTCTTCTAATTCTGTGGGTGTGAACTGTAACATCTACAGCTCAGCCCATCTATAACTCTGCTAACAGAGCTCCAGATCCTCAGTGGCACTTCCCCATCAACATGTTGGTCTGCCATCAGTACTGGGGAAGGTAGGAGGACCTGTGCTCATGTTTGAGGGAGAAAGACTTAAAGTCCTTAGTCATGggtttgtgttgctgttgctgctgctgctgttgctgctgctgttgctgctgctgctgcgtgaaCGGGAAACCAGAAGAGATGCCAGCTGAGGGGGAGCAGTCGCTCGCAGTGGACCACACAGGAGATTGCAACATCTGCATGGTGTCGCTCcactgagaggaaggagggatgtTCATCTGAAACAAGGAAGAGCTGGGATTGGGCATGGTGTTGGTGTGGATGGAGTGCTGCCATGGTGCCTTTGGAGGCCAGGTTTTAGTTTTGTTGTCCTGCGCAGAACAAGCAAACAACTTTCAGCAATGGAGGATAATTAAGAACAAGTAAACAAGTAATCCTCCCTGAATACAAAAGGAATAAAGAAGAGACACATTCTTCTTCTGCAAATTCCGCTCCAGCAGTTACAGGAGGGGTTTGCTTGTGAGCATAGACACCTTTTAAAGCTAACTACAGTAGGACCTcaacttacgaaattaattggttccggaagttgttttgtaacctgaaaattacgtaagtagagatgcgttttccatgcAAAtaccctaatccgttccaagcccccaaaaatgcggacataattttttttataaatcagaaaaatgcatcaaaacatgtagcaaatacatgttacaattagtttaccacacaataaatgtaggaattcagtgcaaggcttctccaggaacaaaatgaactttattacaggctaatcttacattagccgtcattactggCAACGAACGTTAATACTTGTGGTAACatcgccatctaatggacaaacatacgaacacccacaataaatcccgaagacgatGAAGAGGACGCTGGGATATACACAAatttgtacatattgacgtccctcctagccaatgggattacagcaagatgctaggcgatagccaatggcagagcagctttgcctttcgtatcctgacgtttctttcataacaagaggaaatattttcctgttaAGACGtttcataacctgaaaatttcgcatgtagagacgttcgtaagtagaggtcccactgtaattcCAATCACCATTTGTCGTTACATTGCAGATACTGTGTCATTCATTTTACAATTCAAGGAATCAGACTAGGCAGGACTCCCATACAGAATGGTGTCTCAAACACAGTGAAGGCTGTAGCAACTTCTGAAACAGCTCAAACTTGCCTGGCTGTCATCTGTGACATGATGCAGTGGTGGCGAGGGCAGAGTGCACACTTCTGGCTCACCGCAGCTGTGTTTTCTATGGACAGACACATTTTAAGGATGAGCCGCTCAACATTTGCGATAAAAAGGACCCAGTTCATATTAGGCCAGCCCTACCTCCTTTGTTTCACTGCAGCAACAAGGTCTGGCCCAGAAAACATGGAGAAGAGGCTGTCACCATTTGCAGAAGATGTTTCATCACTGGAGCTAGCCGAGTCGCCCTGGTTTGCTGACCAGCTGCTGTTAATGGCCTCCctgaaataaaatcacaacaGTGTCTCAGATTTATCTGGTTAGGTcaaaagaaaactttttttctgtctctcttctctcagAAAGTGCATGAAAGTAAAAATAGGAATGaaaagcaactttatttttatcaTGCAGGACAACTAAAATGGCACTGCTGTTCAGCAGGAAGGTGCTACAGATGAAATTTCAATGACCGTAAATGTCACATGTATCGATGTTATTTGCTACGATGAGAAGTGATTCACCACATAATAATCCTGAGCTACAATGAGACACATTGAGCGCCATTGTCCAGTGCTAATCCAGAGGACGAGACTGAGACTTTATTCATGTCGCTATACGACTTCATTATCACACTCTAAGAATTGTTACATGGTTTAATTTTATGTTCAACTGTACATAAATGTGGGGGTGGTGAGTTTTATGAACAATACTGCTGgttgccaccagagggcgcaaACTTTATATGCTGCCCATCATCATTATACTGAGTACATTATATGTACTTCAATATTCAtgtacaatatacatatcagaaatGTGTTGGAATTATcttcttatttgttttttaatagtTTTGATCACTGTTTCCACAGATTATCTAATCAATCCTGATGAGGATACAGGGGTGGACCTCGTGTACTGTGTTGACACTCACCCCTCACTGAAGTACTCTGGGTGGGACCAGGTcctgtgctgctcctctggcATTGGCCAGTTGCTGCGTGGGTTGCTGGGGCGACGGATGTGCTGCACCTGACGTTTCTGCTGCATGGCCTGACTGACGCCTGCAACGTAACGCGCAAACTCTGGATCGGAGCCAACTGTGTATGGATAGGGAGGATAGACACAACTTTGAGTTTCTGAAACCCTcagcttttttctttcactcCCTGGAGCTCAATCCATTTAGCCAGACTGTCTACTATAGCAGAAAAATCACAATGGCTGTAAGTCACAGTGAACAATAGACCCCGACTGGAATCAAAAGACTCTGCTACACTGTAAAAATATCAACTGGTATCGGCTAAATTCAGCACAATCGGTCAACCTGCAGTCACAGCTCAAAGAGATCTCTTAGATCAGGCTCTAAACTTGTCTAAAGTCTTGTTAAACAATTAGAGGATAGTACATTAGTTTTACACTGTATTACACAAATGCAGTAAACATCTGTTTGTAGTCTAGGAAACATACGATTTGTGCATCCATTTGTTTTCATGTCTTCTCTTTTCAAAAGCAActttaaaataaactttaaacCCATTATATGGAAATTAATTTTACAGAGAAGCAGTTAAGCAGCATTTTAATTCCTTGTCAACTAACAATTATACCTGTTTGGGTTTATATTTGCAAATGTCCACTGATGGCAACAATATATTGATGAGAGTGCAACATATAATCATTTTAGCATTCTCatctatatatattttattgccATCAATTAAAACACTGCTAAACTGCTTCTCTGTAAAATTAAGTTCCATATAATAGGTCGTTTAAGTTCCATATAATGATCGTTTTTATCTACTAATGTTTTCTTATCATGGTGTAGTTTGTGATTTATTGCTGTCGTTTTagttatttagttattttaatAATCAATTGTCTAGGATGACTACGATGTATGAACATCACCAGAAGACCTCTGGGTATGCAAAAGTGAGGTGAATCTCACCAGCTGGGTCAAACGGCAGAGAGTCTCCCAAAACTCCAAACGCTCCTTCACTCTGGTCCCTGTTTGGCCAAGTGTTGTTGCGGGGGCATTGTGGTTTCTGACCCAGCATCTCTGACATAACACTGTCCATGTAGGTGCTGACCAGACCCAGACTGTACAAGTCTGAACTCAAATCTGGAAGGCCAGGAGAGCCCCACTGCCCTATTGGACCAAGAGGGGACAGCCCTCCAGGCGGACCCTGTGGTGGAGGCTGTTGTCCAGATGTCCCAAGCCACTTGTTGGTCACTCTTTGCTGAGGCAGCACCTGGGGTGGGGACTGCTGAGATGGAAGTTGATTGATGGGTTGCAGGAGGTGCTGGTAGTATTGCAGGGCCTGTGAGGTCTGctgagggggtggaggagggggctgctgctgctgctggggtggAGGTGGCTGTGATTGTGGCTGTTTCTGTACTGCCTGGGACTGGGGCTTGGGCTGACTCTGAGTCTGAGCTGAGGGCTGCAGGGCGTTATGAGAAATGGACTGAGACGTTGGTGGTAGCCCTGTGGGGGGCTTTATCTCAGCAGGATTTGCAGATGCAACAGAGTTCCTTCTCTTCACCAGAGGTGACGCCTGCTGGGATTTTCCCATGTTAAATCCTGAGAGAAAATCTATGACGTCCTGCATCTCCTGGTCAGTTGGCAGGTTCATCCCCTGCTCCTGAGCCACGGAGCCATTAGCCAGCTGTTTCTTCTGGGAAGAGTCAGAGGTGCTAGACAGGCCGCTCATCTGCAGGATGCTCTGCAACCTCCCATCGCTGTGGCCAAGACTCTTGGCCTTATCATCAGAAGTACTGGTTGATAGCATGCTTCGAGAAGGGGTGCTAGGAATAGAATAACTGCCCCCGTTATTAGAGTTGGATGAAACCTTCTTGGTAAACTTGGAAGTAAGCTTAGATATTGTTCTGGGCAATCCACTAGAGGCCTTCGAGGTGTTGCCTGGAGCCATGTCTACTTGGCTTCCATAGTCTGGAGTGTCCCGCAGTTGTATCTGAATAGTGGGCAGGGCTTGCTCTCTAGAGAAGAAAAGTATTGGGtaattgtaaaataatataGTAGAATAATTATTCAGCTGACTTTGTTTAACCTATTTAAGCCAAATGTTAAATTGATACATTGTTCAGTGTATCTACATAATATGATAAATAATATAAAACAAGATGCAAGATAAAATGAGATCAAGCAACCACGAGGGGCTCTTTCTGGTTCACTCactttctgtccttccatctgcTGATGTCAAACACTGCAGTGTAGAGAACGTCCACCAGACCAAGAGTCTTCTCTGGGTCCAAGCTCCGCTGAAGCAAAGACATAGTGGCCGGGTCCTCCTTCAGACACCTGAGCATAACACAACAGCACAGGACTAGAGATAAAAACGCAAAATACAAAATCTATGCAAGAGTCCAGGACATGAAGGGGATGAATGACATATGATAAAACAACAAATCCCcaaaacattgtttttccaTGCATTCACCAAACTTGACAATTCTGACCAGTGTAAACTTTCTAATGGGAGCTCCACACAGTAACCCACATATAAAAGTTGATGTATCAATGTTTCCCCAAAATTAATGTCAATGGACTGTTGGACCAAGATGCAGTACCCAGAGAGAGTCCAATGTGTCCCCTGGTTTCCATGAAATTCAAACCTGGAACCTCACTGATGTTGCTGTGTGATGACACTGCTAACCACTGCATCATACCAACCTTCTACCTTCTACCTATACACACTATAATAAATATTTGAGCAACAACATGATTTTTGTTTACCATGTAGAGGGGACTTGGACCACCACCTTGGAGCCCTCAAGAGAAATCTGGGGAGCATAGGCCTCTTTATTCTCTATCTGAGCAGTATCGACAACCACCTGTTGAGACAAAGTCATGCatcaaaattttaaaaacattttggcATACAGGATCATATAAACATTAGGCATGCAAACATTCAAAAGTGAAAAGTGATTTCCCCTCAGTAATATGGACTATTATTGCCTCTGGCCATTCAAGGTGAAAAGCCAGCCAATGACATCAAACAGGCTAaccttcctgctctgtttcACAAATGTATTTGTGAGTTTTTGGCAGTGGCCATGACTCTTCAAGCCCTTCGCAGCTAAGTCACAAAGAGGGAGGTTCTCACTTCCTGAATTATAGGAAGTTAAAccattgttatttattttaaaaagaacgaAAAGCAGGTGTATCCTCTGAACCTTATGGCTGACAatgtgagacaaacacacacacagtctgtcaACCATGCCAAAATACATGACACAGGGTCAATGGGGTCAAAAAGGAGGAATACCAGCAAAACAGTCCAACCTCA
Proteins encoded in this region:
- the garre1 gene encoding granule associated Rac and RHOG effector protein 1; amino-acid sequence: MYCCSAQESKMDYKRRFLLGGSKQKIQQHQQYQMPEMSRTLNASLASSCSTSSPIGSGVGMPGSCHPPPSSVTTAVADIQQGISKYLDALNVFCRASAFLTDLFSSVFRTSHYSKAAMQLKDVQEHVMEAASRLTSAIKPEIAKMLMELSAGAANFKDQNDFSLQDVEVLGRCFFTVMQVHFQFLSQALQKVQPVAQSCLAEALAHAQEHCANACSQSSDLGALTELDEASCSWKRAAQATGRLRERGRDGCLAGIQVQQLFCSNNTTIPENQLKELNMKIDNALQAYKAALESLGHSEYALKAGFHLNPKAVEAALQGCCSDVEAQQAGRIQTMSQPIQCELPTIPVQIGSHFLKGVSFNESAAENLKLKTHTMLQLIKEALGQNGITPRDESPVTEVLNQVCPSSWRGACKTAVQLLFAQAGLVVVDTAQIENKEAYAPQISLEGSKVVVQVPSTWCLKEDPATMSLLQRSLDPEKTLGLVDVLYTAVFDISRWKDRKEQALPTIQIQLRDTPDYGSQVDMAPGNTSKASSGLPRTISKLTSKFTKKVSSNSNNGGSYSIPSTPSRSMLSTSTSDDKAKSLGHSDGRLQSILQMSGLSSTSDSSQKKQLANGSVAQEQGMNLPTDQEMQDVIDFLSGFNMGKSQQASPLVKRRNSVASANPAEIKPPTGLPPTSQSISHNALQPSAQTQSQPKPQSQAVQKQPQSQPPPPQQQQQPPPPPPQQTSQALQYYQHLLQPINQLPSQQSPPQVLPQQRVTNKWLGTSGQQPPPQGPPGGLSPLGPIGQWGSPGLPDLSSDLYSLGLVSTYMDSVMSEMLGQKPQCPRNNTWPNRDQSEGAFGVLGDSLPFDPAVGSDPEFARYVAGVSQAMQQKRQVQHIRRPSNPRSNWPMPEEQHRTWSHPEYFSEGEAINSSWSANQGDSASSSDETSSANGDSLFSMFSGPDLVAAVKQRRKHSCGEPEVCTLPSPPLHHVTDDSQDNKTKTWPPKAPWQHSIHTNTMPNPSSSLFQMNIPPSSQWSDTMQMLQSPVWSTASDCSPSAGISSGFPFTQQQQQQQQQQQQQQQQHKPMTKDFKSFSLKHEHRSSYLPQY